The Methanoplanus sp. FWC-SCC4 genome has a window encoding:
- the purH gene encoding bifunctional phosphoribosylaminoimidazolecarboxamide formyltransferase/IMP cyclohydrolase: MKYALLSVWDKTGIIELAQTLKAANFKILSSGGTAKTLREAGLDITEVSDYTGAPEMMDGRVKTLHPKIHGGLLGRRGIDDAVMEEHGISGIDLLVVNLYPFEEMSGKDLPLNELVEYIDIGGPAMIRAAAKNFKDVAVVIDPKDYDMVKEAVRGEGFTEKDRLYLAKKVFARTASYDAAIANYFYSIDSEFPEVYTVQFRNGRTLRYGENPHQKAAVYGETGIAGQTTLQGKEMSYNNYLDVDAAVSLLREFEETASVIVKHNNPCGVATGEKLLDAYLSARDVDPVSAYGGIVALNREVGADVAEELASTFIEVVIAPSYTDEALKIMTRKENMRVLVLPEEEPEVSVRTIDGGALLQKTPKDLTENWQVVTEREPTAEEMESMKLAMKVCKHTKSNAIIFAKGKSVLGIGAGQMNRVNSAQIAVMKSNFPLEGSAVASDAFLPFADTLEEAAKAGATALLQPGGSIRDQEVIDAANRLNVAMVFTGIRYFRH; encoded by the coding sequence ATGAAATATGCACTTCTCTCGGTCTGGGATAAGACCGGCATAATTGAACTGGCACAGACACTTAAAGCCGCTAACTTTAAGATTTTAAGTTCAGGCGGTACAGCAAAGACACTGCGCGAGGCAGGACTTGATATTACCGAAGTTTCTGATTACACAGGCGCACCTGAGATGATGGACGGACGTGTAAAAACACTCCACCCGAAAATTCACGGAGGGCTTTTGGGCAGACGCGGTATCGATGATGCCGTAATGGAGGAGCACGGCATCTCCGGAATCGATCTTCTGGTCGTAAACCTCTATCCCTTTGAGGAGATGTCAGGAAAGGATCTCCCGCTGAATGAACTTGTCGAATACATCGACATCGGCGGCCCTGCAATGATCCGTGCAGCTGCAAAGAACTTCAAAGACGTTGCAGTGGTAATCGATCCAAAAGACTACGATATGGTAAAAGAGGCAGTCAGAGGGGAAGGATTTACAGAAAAAGACAGACTTTACCTTGCAAAGAAAGTCTTCGCACGCACCGCATCATATGATGCAGCGATTGCAAACTACTTCTACAGCATCGACTCAGAATTCCCGGAAGTCTACACTGTACAGTTTAGAAACGGCAGAACACTCCGCTACGGAGAAAACCCACACCAGAAAGCTGCCGTGTATGGTGAAACAGGCATTGCAGGACAGACAACACTTCAGGGTAAAGAGATGTCATACAACAACTACCTTGACGTTGACGCAGCAGTGAGCCTTTTAAGAGAGTTTGAAGAGACAGCCTCCGTAATCGTAAAACACAACAACCCGTGCGGTGTTGCAACAGGTGAAAAACTCCTTGATGCATATCTCTCAGCCCGCGATGTGGACCCTGTATCCGCATACGGCGGAATAGTTGCATTAAACCGCGAAGTCGGGGCAGATGTGGCAGAAGAGCTTGCATCAACATTTATCGAGGTTGTAATTGCTCCGTCTTACACTGATGAAGCACTTAAAATTATGACCAGAAAGGAAAACATGCGTGTCCTCGTTTTACCGGAGGAAGAGCCTGAAGTCTCTGTAAGAACAATCGACGGTGGTGCACTTCTTCAGAAAACTCCAAAAGATTTGACTGAAAACTGGCAGGTTGTAACAGAACGCGAACCCACAGCAGAAGAAATGGAGTCAATGAAACTTGCAATGAAGGTCTGCAAGCACACAAAGAGCAATGCAATCATCTTTGCAAAGGGAAAATCCGTTCTGGGAATCGGTGCAGGACAGATGAACCGTGTGAACTCTGCACAGATTGCTGTTATGAAATCCAACTTCCCGCTTGAGGGATCAGCAGTCGCATCAGATGCCTTCCTTCCGTTTGCAGACACACTAGAAGAGGCAGCAAAGGCAGGCGCCACCGCACTTCTTCAGCCCGGCGGTTCAATACGCGATCAGGAAGTAATCGATGCCGCAAACAGACTCAATGTCGCAATGGTATTTACAGGAATAAGATACTTCAGACACTAA
- a CDS encoding sodium:solute symporter family protein, protein MNADLSTVGIIAIYALALIYIGSWASKKVHNTEDYILAGRSLGFWVFTILMVASVCSGMTLVGVSGFGYTSGWPGIWEQLAVPLAASFAIIVLGVKLHYIGRKSGYMTVEDYFAHRFESPKAVRGVSAVAGIVVSLIYLVGQYTAISIVLVWLFDIDHRLALIISAIIITVYTVIGGLYAVSWTTLIQGGILIIGVLLMAPIVIFAAGGLTHINEVMATIDPNMVQPFYPTAYAPYAFCTPEFLFSFVVFLTIGLACAPHVVNNVLAAKEDKFFKWSPLIAFGIYLVVMLLVKFSGFAVRVLVEEGKLVLPTAVNAQDFAFMYGVEYAAPNMFVWALFAVIVLAAVMSTTDRLMLTIGTMFSWDIYKNLLKPDASDRQVLRLSQICVVISAVVSLILALNPPEMLAFLIWMGIGVMLSTFAVPFIAGLYWRRATKQGAIASMLTGLISAGIFAYYYQFVEKLPMHFSIYSLACAIIAMIVVSLLTPKNSEEVLDNTMTGWYIQPKD, encoded by the coding sequence TTGAACGCTGACTTATCCACTGTCGGAATTATTGCGATATATGCACTTGCACTTATCTACATCGGAAGCTGGGCATCGAAAAAAGTTCACAATACCGAGGATTACATTCTTGCAGGGCGATCTCTTGGATTCTGGGTTTTCACAATCCTGATGGTCGCATCCGTATGCAGCGGAATGACACTTGTCGGGGTTTCAGGTTTTGGCTACACTTCAGGTTGGCCGGGAATATGGGAACAGCTCGCAGTGCCTCTTGCCGCATCCTTTGCAATCATTGTCCTGGGTGTCAAACTACATTACATCGGAAGAAAGTCAGGTTACATGACTGTTGAGGACTATTTCGCACACAGGTTTGAAAGCCCAAAAGCAGTAAGAGGCGTTTCGGCAGTCGCTGGAATTGTCGTATCACTCATATACCTTGTCGGACAGTACACCGCAATTAGTATTGTATTAGTCTGGCTTTTTGACATAGATCACAGGCTTGCACTGATAATTTCGGCCATAATAATTACAGTTTATACAGTAATCGGCGGCCTTTACGCTGTTTCATGGACAACTCTCATACAGGGCGGAATTCTGATCATCGGCGTTTTGCTCATGGCACCGATTGTCATTTTTGCTGCAGGAGGTCTGACACACATAAACGAAGTAATGGCAACAATTGATCCAAATATGGTTCAGCCCTTCTACCCGACTGCATATGCACCCTATGCCTTCTGCACGCCGGAATTTCTCTTCTCGTTTGTGGTTTTTCTGACTATTGGTCTTGCTTGTGCACCACATGTGGTAAACAATGTGCTTGCTGCAAAAGAGGACAAATTCTTCAAGTGGTCTCCGCTGATTGCCTTTGGAATATACCTTGTCGTAATGCTCCTCGTCAAGTTCTCAGGCTTTGCTGTAAGGGTTTTGGTAGAAGAGGGAAAGCTTGTTTTGCCGACAGCAGTTAACGCACAGGACTTTGCATTCATGTATGGCGTGGAATATGCCGCTCCCAATATGTTTGTATGGGCACTCTTTGCAGTGATTGTGCTCGCAGCCGTTATGTCCACAACAGACAGGCTCATGCTTACAATCGGAACAATGTTCTCATGGGACATTTACAAAAATCTGTTAAAACCGGATGCATCTGACAGGCAGGTCCTGAGGTTAAGCCAGATATGTGTGGTAATTTCAGCGGTTGTCTCCCTCATACTCGCTTTAAATCCACCGGAAATGCTTGCATTCCTCATATGGATGGGAATAGGAGTCATGCTTTCAACATTTGCAGTGCCTTTCATCGCAGGCCTTTACTGGAGGCGTGCAACAAAGCAGGGGGCGATAGCTTCCATGCTCACAGGTCTTATATCTGCGGGAATTTTCGCTTACTATTACCAGTTCGTTGAAAAACTTCCGATGCACTTTTCGATATACTCACTTGCCTGTGCAATCATTGCAATGATTGTGGTAAGTCTTCTGACACCGAAAAATTCAGAGGAAGTTCTTGATAACACAATGACCGGCTGGTACATTCAGCCAAAAGACTAA
- the dinB gene encoding DNA polymerase IV produces MPYRQKDRIILHVDMDSFYASVEMRENPKLKGKPVIIGADPKSGTGRGVVSTCSYEARKFGVRSAMPVTKAYMLCPDGIFLPVNMRLYALVSENVMNILREYSDKFQQVSVDEAYLDVTYLGNFYNASNLAKEIKDKIRNTENITCSVGVAPSKVVAKIASDFQKPNGLTVVTPDKVRDFLNPMDVGKIPGIGKKTQSRLSGLGIFKISDLADYDIQKLISVFGKHAVDMQKLATGKDEREVREKGERKSIGRERTYPEDTADEERITKTIEWICEDIHKRLIEKDFRFRTVTVKIRYTGFITKTRAVTLDHCTDSPDIIKDLAIKIFRNLIDTDKKPVRLIGVSISGFESGRSRQTRIEEFFR; encoded by the coding sequence ATGCCATACAGACAAAAAGACAGAATCATACTCCATGTGGACATGGACAGTTTCTACGCCTCTGTGGAGATGCGGGAAAATCCGAAATTAAAAGGAAAACCTGTAATCATCGGCGCCGATCCCAAATCAGGAACCGGCAGGGGCGTTGTGAGCACATGTTCATACGAGGCACGTAAATTCGGCGTCAGGTCTGCAATGCCGGTCACAAAAGCATATATGCTCTGTCCGGATGGTATTTTTCTTCCCGTAAACATGAGGCTGTACGCCCTGGTTTCTGAAAATGTTATGAATATCTTAAGGGAGTATTCTGATAAATTTCAGCAGGTCAGTGTTGATGAGGCATATCTCGATGTAACATACCTTGGAAATTTTTATAATGCATCAAATCTCGCAAAAGAGATAAAAGATAAAATCAGAAATACGGAAAACATTACCTGCTCTGTCGGTGTAGCTCCGTCAAAGGTGGTTGCAAAAATTGCATCCGACTTTCAAAAGCCCAACGGCCTGACAGTTGTGACACCTGATAAAGTCAGGGATTTTTTAAACCCGATGGATGTAGGGAAGATCCCGGGTATTGGGAAAAAAACACAAAGCAGACTCTCAGGGCTTGGTATTTTCAAAATCTCCGATCTGGCGGATTATGATATCCAGAAACTGATTTCCGTATTTGGAAAGCATGCCGTTGACATGCAAAAACTTGCAACGGGAAAGGATGAAAGGGAGGTCAGGGAAAAAGGAGAGAGAAAATCAATCGGGCGGGAGCGTACATATCCGGAGGATACAGCCGATGAGGAAAGAATAACCAAAACGATTGAATGGATCTGCGAAGACATCCACAAAAGACTCATTGAAAAGGATTTTCGATTCAGGACAGTGACTGTTAAAATCAGGTACACGGGGTTCATTACAAAAACACGGGCGGTGACACTTGATCACTGCACTGACAGCCCCGATATAATCAAAGATCTGGCAATAAAGATATTCAGGAATCTGATTGATACTGATAAAAAACCCGTAAGGCTCATTGGAGTATCAATATCGGGATTTGAAAGCGGCAGAAGCAGACAGACAAGAATAGAAGAATTCTTCAGATAA
- a CDS encoding DEAD/DEAH box helicase, protein MVSFLKFNELNISDEILRAIEDMGFEEPTPIQQLSIPLIMSGIDVTGQAQTGTGKTAAFAIPVIEKIDSDNCHVQAIVLSPTRELTIQIAEEFNRLLKYRRDVRVIPIYGGQPIERQISALNKGVQVIIGTPGRVMDHLKRGTLKLSGVSTIVLDEADQMLDMGFKEDLEDILQYTPGDRQTILFSATMPKPILKISKAFQKNPEFLKLNTKELTVPSIEQSYIELREKEKLEVLCRLIDINGPGLSMIFCNTKRRVDEISSSIRSRGYFAEGLHGDLKQSQRDNVMNKFRNGSIDILIATDVAARGIDVDDIDTVYNYDVPQDVEYYVHRIGRTGRAGKTGRAYTFVGPRETNKLRMIQKVANVKIRRTRPPSIKDVENCRIERFLDNVREVLAESDLSSYVSAVERLMDEDYTSVDISAALLKLHLESGSTRDKAVEEVKFNSAETGAEPGMVRFFINIGKAKGIRPGDIVGAIAGETDIPGSSVGAISIYNDFSFVEVPEKYASEVFSIMNGGTIRGNEVSFEPAKRARSRS, encoded by the coding sequence ATGGTTTCTTTTTTGAAATTTAATGAGCTCAACATTTCTGATGAAATACTTAGAGCAATCGAAGATATGGGCTTTGAAGAGCCAACCCCTATACAACAACTTTCAATACCCCTGATAATGTCAGGCATTGATGTAACCGGGCAGGCTCAGACAGGTACAGGAAAAACAGCCGCCTTTGCGATACCGGTTATTGAAAAAATAGATTCAGACAATTGTCATGTTCAGGCAATTGTTCTTTCACCTACAAGAGAACTTACTATACAGATCGCAGAAGAGTTCAACAGACTTTTAAAATACCGCCGTGATGTTCGTGTAATTCCAATTTACGGTGGTCAGCCTATTGAAAGGCAGATTTCAGCTTTGAATAAAGGTGTCCAGGTAATCATCGGTACTCCGGGAAGAGTAATGGATCACCTCAAGAGAGGAACTTTAAAACTCTCAGGTGTCAGCACAATTGTACTCGATGAAGCTGATCAGATGCTTGATATGGGCTTTAAGGAAGATTTGGAGGATATCTTACAATACACTCCTGGAGACAGACAGACAATCCTCTTCTCTGCAACAATGCCAAAGCCTATCCTGAAGATATCAAAGGCTTTCCAGAAAAATCCTGAATTCCTTAAACTCAATACAAAAGAGCTTACAGTTCCTTCAATTGAACAGTCATACATTGAGCTTCGTGAAAAGGAAAAACTCGAAGTTCTCTGCAGACTCATCGATATAAACGGACCGGGACTCTCAATGATCTTTTGCAATACCAAAAGAAGAGTGGACGAAATTTCCTCCTCTATCCGCTCAAGAGGATATTTTGCAGAAGGTCTTCACGGTGACTTAAAGCAGAGCCAGAGGGACAATGTGATGAACAAATTCCGCAATGGCTCCATTGATATTTTAATTGCAACCGATGTTGCAGCCCGTGGTATTGATGTTGATGACATTGACACCGTATACAACTACGATGTCCCGCAGGATGTGGAGTATTATGTCCACAGAATAGGAAGAACAGGAAGAGCCGGAAAGACAGGCCGTGCGTATACATTTGTGGGTCCACGCGAGACCAACAAACTCCGTATGATCCAGAAGGTTGCAAATGTGAAGATCAGACGTACCCGCCCTCCAAGCATAAAGGATGTTGAGAACTGCCGTATTGAAAGGTTCCTCGACAATGTAAGGGAAGTTCTGGCAGAAAGCGATCTCTCGTCATATGTATCCGCTGTTGAAAGACTCATGGACGAAGACTATACATCAGTTGACATCTCTGCGGCACTTTTAAAACTTCACCTTGAAAGCGGATCAACAAGAGACAAAGCTGTGGAAGAGGTCAAATTCAACTCCGCTGAAACAGGAGCAGAGCCCGGAATGGTTCGCTTCTTTATCAATATCGGAAAAGCAAAGGGAATCCGCCCCGGAGATATTGTTGGTGCAATTGCAGGAGAGACTGATATTCCCGGAAGTTCAGTAGGTGCAATAAGCATTTACAATGACTTTTCATTTGTTGAAGTTCCTGAGAAATACGCTTCAGAAGTGTTTAGTATCATGAACGGCGGCACAATCCGCGGTAATGAAGTTTCATTTGAGCCGGCAAAGAGAGCAAGATCAAGAAGCTGA
- a CDS encoding protein-L-isoaspartate(D-aspartate) O-methyltransferase codes for MKNLFSGDDLDSPKFLAAREAMVENQIIRRGISDQNVISAMLSVPRHLFVPPGERSYAYVDSPLPIGHGATISQPFIVGLMTELLELTPRDRVLEIGTGSGYQAALLAEISSEVISLERVPELAAFAEKNLENLKIKNVRIIVCDGTGYIGNLGRFDAIIVTAASPKIPYYLVDILNEGGRLVVPVGDYLQQELLKVKIKDKKPVLTWHGGVRFVPLVGKEGWDSLD; via the coding sequence ATGAAGAATTTGTTTTCAGGGGATGATTTGGATTCTCCTAAATTTCTGGCGGCAAGGGAGGCTATGGTGGAAAACCAGATAATAAGACGAGGTATTAGTGATCAAAATGTAATTTCGGCAATGCTTTCTGTTCCCCGCCATCTGTTTGTGCCGCCGGGCGAGAGAAGTTATGCTTATGTGGACAGCCCTCTTCCGATAGGGCACGGAGCCACAATATCCCAGCCGTTTATTGTCGGACTGATGACCGAACTTCTTGAACTAACCCCCCGTGATCGTGTACTGGAGATTGGGACCGGTTCAGGATACCAGGCAGCACTTCTTGCAGAAATTTCTTCAGAGGTAATCTCGCTTGAGCGTGTCCCCGAGCTTGCCGCGTTTGCTGAAAAAAACCTTGAAAATTTAAAGATAAAAAATGTGAGGATAATTGTCTGTGACGGGACGGGGTATATCGGAAACCTTGGCAGATTTGATGCGATAATAGTTACTGCGGCGTCACCTAAAATTCCGTATTATCTTGTTGACATCTTAAACGAAGGCGGAAGGCTTGTGGTTCCTGTCGGCGATTATCTCCAGCAGGAACTTTTAAAAGTTAAAATAAAAGACAAAAAACCCGTTTTGACCTGGCACGGCGGAGTCAGGTTTGTTCCTCTTGTCGGAAAAGAGGGGTGGGACAGTCTGGATTAA
- the eno gene encoding phosphopyruvate hydratase, with translation MDTSIKTVKGREILDSRGNPTVEADVYLECGILGRAACPSGASTGIHEAVELRDGDKARFGGKGVTKAVSGVNDKIAAAVAGMDACGQRAVDDAMIALDGTENKGSLGANAILTVSMAVARTAAQAKGMPLWQYLGESGEATLPVPCMNIMNGGAHANWQGADLQEFMIAPYGAPNFKEALRWGAEVYQSLKALLKEKGHSTGVGDEGGFAPKVPSNEEPLKLIVEAIEKAGYKPGEEIGIVLDPASSEIYKDGLYDLKTEGRKLTSEEMVSFYKDLCEKYPIVSIEDGLAEDDWDGWKMLTDAIGDKVQLVGDDLFVTNVKRMEMGIEKGVANAVLIKLNQIGTVSETIDAIRLAQKNGWGAMVSHRSGETVDSFIADLSVALGTGQIKTGAPARGERVEKYNQLLRIEEEMGDSAKFAGRSAFVR, from the coding sequence ATGGACACTTCAATTAAGACTGTAAAGGGAAGAGAAATTCTCGATTCCCGTGGAAACCCGACCGTTGAAGCTGATGTATATCTTGAATGTGGCATTTTAGGCCGTGCGGCATGCCCTTCAGGTGCATCTACCGGTATCCATGAGGCTGTCGAGCTTCGTGACGGTGACAAGGCACGTTTCGGTGGAAAAGGTGTCACGAAGGCTGTTTCAGGTGTGAATGACAAAATTGCGGCAGCTGTTGCAGGGATGGATGCATGCGGTCAGAGAGCGGTTGATGATGCAATGATCGCTCTTGACGGGACAGAAAACAAGGGCAGCCTTGGGGCAAATGCAATACTTACAGTCTCAATGGCTGTCGCCCGCACCGCTGCACAGGCAAAGGGAATGCCGCTCTGGCAGTACCTTGGTGAGTCCGGCGAGGCAACACTTCCCGTTCCCTGTATGAATATCATGAACGGCGGTGCACATGCAAACTGGCAGGGTGCAGACCTTCAGGAATTCATGATTGCTCCTTACGGTGCACCAAACTTTAAAGAGGCTCTTCGCTGGGGTGCGGAGGTTTACCAGTCACTAAAGGCACTCTTAAAAGAGAAGGGGCATTCAACCGGTGTCGGTGACGAGGGCGGATTTGCACCAAAGGTTCCGTCAAATGAAGAACCCTTAAAGCTCATAGTTGAAGCAATAGAGAAAGCAGGCTACAAACCAGGCGAAGAGATTGGAATTGTCCTTGACCCTGCATCAAGTGAAATATACAAAGACGGACTCTATGATCTCAAAACAGAGGGAAGAAAACTGACCTCCGAAGAGATGGTTTCATTTTACAAAGACCTCTGCGAAAAATATCCTATAGTTTCAATTGAAGACGGACTTGCGGAAGATGACTGGGACGGCTGGAAGATGCTCACCGATGCAATCGGTGACAAAGTGCAGCTTGTCGGAGACGATCTGTTTGTAACAAATGTAAAAAGAATGGAGATGGGTATTGAGAAGGGAGTTGCAAACGCTGTCTTAATCAAGCTCAACCAGATAGGAACCGTTTCAGAAACCATCGATGCAATACGCCTTGCACAGAAAAACGGATGGGGTGCAATGGTCTCTCACAGAAGCGGTGAGACTGTTGATTCATTCATTGCAGACCTCTCCGTTGCGCTTGGCACAGGTCAGATAAAAACAGGAGCCCCTGCAAGAGGGGAAAGGGTTGAGAAATACAACCAGCTTTTAAGAATAGAAGAAGAAATGGGTGATTCTGCAAAATTTGCAGGCAGAAGCGCCTTTGTAAGATAA
- a CDS encoding protoporphyrinogen/coproporphyrinogen oxidase, with protein sequence MKTAILGGGLTGLTLARLLSLTGEEVVVLEKEEKYGGLCRSKTEDGFTFDIGGSHIIFSRDTEVNDFMREVLRENKDTRNRNTKIFFKGNYVKYPFENGLYQLPAEDRFFCINEFIKTLIAHEKGELKDPENFREWIYLTFGKGIAESYMVPYNEKIWNFPTEKMSHHWVDGRIPRPPVEDIIKSAIGIETEGYTHQSVFTYPVNGGIEALTQAIAEPVLSKIRTGFCVESVRENKDGEGFVISDGKEDIICSRVINTLPLQVLLPCLENIPDDIKTACNDLKYNSIACVGIGVEGELSDISWLYVPQTELGKFNRISFPSNYSTEVAPKGCSSVLAEITYNEGDDVSKMTDEELIDHVTEGLIKMDIITDKNLVRYSTVERFEFAYVVYDTEYQKNIKTVREYVEALNIDLVGRFSEFEYINMDGCIRHVLNYIENRYKNQE encoded by the coding sequence GTGAAAACTGCAATCCTTGGTGGAGGACTGACCGGACTAACCCTTGCACGCCTGCTTTCATTAACAGGCGAAGAAGTTGTCGTGCTTGAAAAGGAAGAAAAATACGGTGGTCTGTGCCGTTCAAAAACAGAAGACGGATTTACTTTTGACATAGGCGGATCACACATCATTTTCAGCCGCGATACTGAAGTAAACGACTTCATGAGGGAAGTATTAAGAGAAAACAAAGATACAAGAAACCGCAATACAAAAATCTTTTTCAAGGGAAACTACGTAAAATATCCCTTTGAAAACGGCCTCTATCAGCTTCCGGCAGAAGACCGCTTCTTTTGCATTAATGAATTCATAAAAACCCTGATTGCACATGAAAAAGGGGAATTAAAAGATCCTGAAAACTTCAGGGAATGGATATATCTGACATTCGGAAAAGGAATTGCCGAATCTTACATGGTGCCATACAATGAAAAAATCTGGAATTTCCCAACAGAAAAGATGTCGCATCACTGGGTTGACGGAAGAATTCCAAGACCGCCTGTTGAAGATATAATTAAATCGGCAATCGGCATCGAGACAGAAGGCTATACGCACCAGTCTGTATTCACATACCCTGTAAACGGGGGAATCGAAGCCCTCACACAGGCCATTGCAGAACCTGTATTAAGCAAAATCAGAACAGGATTTTGTGTGGAATCTGTCAGGGAAAACAAAGACGGAGAGGGATTTGTAATTTCAGACGGCAAAGAGGATATTATATGCAGCCGTGTCATCAACACTCTTCCTCTTCAGGTGCTTCTTCCATGCCTTGAAAATATCCCGGACGATATTAAAACAGCATGCAATGATCTCAAATACAACTCAATTGCATGTGTGGGTATTGGTGTTGAAGGTGAGTTAAGCGATATTTCATGGCTTTATGTCCCTCAGACAGAGCTTGGTAAATTCAACAGGATCTCCTTCCCTTCAAACTATTCAACCGAGGTTGCTCCAAAGGGCTGTTCATCCGTTCTTGCTGAAATCACCTATAACGAAGGCGATGATGTATCAAAGATGACTGATGAGGAACTGATTGACCATGTAACAGAAGGCCTCATTAAGATGGATATAATAACAGACAAAAACCTTGTCAGGTACTCAACGGTTGAGAGATTTGAGTTTGCATATGTGGTGTATGACACAGAATACCAAAAAAACATAAAAACAGTACGTGAGTATGTTGAAGCACTCAATATCGATCTTGTTGGTCGTTTTTCAGAGTTTGAATACATAAACATGGACGGATGCATCAGGCATGTGCTAAACTACATTGAAAACAGATACAAAAATCAGGAATAA
- a CDS encoding glycosyltransferase, with product MAPRISVVIPTFNEEKNITPCLESLSKQTIPRDEYELIVVDGNSKDKTREYAEKIADTVIIQTSKKVGGARNDGAALAKADIIATTDADCIIPPDWLETILKSFKENEDIVQLYGTVYPLEPGIKFKFYLALANTFSRLGYYTHTLYYTLGCNTAFTKDAYRNLDGYKCIDAGDDLEIAQRMRKIGKVKLNTKMKVQFSMRRYVQFGTIKSLYIWLYIVLKGGESDKFSYAGKNYK from the coding sequence ATGGCGCCCAGAATATCAGTGGTTATCCCGACCTTTAATGAAGAAAAAAATATTACTCCCTGTCTGGAATCCCTCTCTAAACAGACAATTCCAAGGGATGAATATGAGCTTATTGTAGTTGACGGCAACTCAAAGGACAAAACACGTGAATATGCGGAAAAGATTGCAGACACCGTAATAATCCAGACCAGCAAAAAGGTTGGCGGAGCAAGAAATGATGGTGCGGCCCTTGCAAAGGCTGATATTATCGCAACAACGGATGCGGACTGTATCATCCCTCCGGACTGGCTGGAGACAATTTTAAAGTCCTTTAAGGAAAATGAAGATATTGTCCAGCTTTACGGAACGGTTTACCCTCTTGAACCAGGCATCAAATTCAAGTTTTATCTTGCACTTGCAAACACATTCTCAAGACTCGGGTATTATACCCACACTCTTTACTACACCCTCGGGTGCAATACCGCATTTACAAAAGATGCATACCGAAACTTAGACGGATACAAGTGTATTGATGCAGGGGATGACCTTGAGATTGCACAGAGAATGAGAAAAATTGGAAAGGTAAAACTGAATACAAAGATGAAGGTTCAGTTTTCAATGCGAAGATATGTGCAGTTCGGGACTATTAAATCATTATACATCTGGCTCTATATCGTCTTAAAAGGCGGAGAAAGCGACAAGTTTTCTTACGCAGGTAAAAATTACAAATAA
- a CDS encoding pyridoxamine kinase, translating to MIRNPVPRVAAIHDLSGFGRASLTVVIPVLSAMEVQACPMPTAVLSTHTTGFSDYCFNDLTPFMKDCVSHWINLGIDFDAVYSGFLGSSEQMNIVSELIDSLLERDGSPLVVIDPVMGDDGKTYGPITDDMVLRMRSFISRADVITPNLTEAAFLLNEPYSDSIDEETVKEWLLRLADMGPGVVIVTSVPYESSDKRTSVLAYDKGSEKLWKVSCDYIPAHYPGTGDAFASVVVGSLLKGDSLPIALDRAVQFTTLAIRASFGRENPEREGVFLERVLDSLKGPVVMSSYELLE from the coding sequence TTGATCAGAAATCCGGTACCCAGAGTTGCAGCGATTCATGATTTGTCAGGTTTTGGCCGTGCATCCCTTACTGTTGTAATTCCTGTACTGTCTGCTATGGAAGTTCAGGCATGCCCCATGCCGACAGCGGTTTTGTCAACGCACACAACAGGATTTAGTGATTACTGTTTCAATGATCTGACACCTTTTATGAAGGACTGTGTTTCTCACTGGATCAATCTCGGGATCGATTTTGATGCTGTTTACAGTGGTTTTCTGGGTTCTTCCGAGCAGATGAATATTGTTTCAGAGCTGATTGATTCTCTTTTAGAGAGGGACGGTAGTCCTCTTGTGGTAATTGATCCCGTAATGGGTGATGACGGTAAAACCTACGGCCCGATAACAGACGATATGGTTTTGAGGATGAGGTCTTTTATATCCCGTGCGGATGTAATAACTCCGAATTTAACCGAGGCTGCTTTTTTGTTAAATGAGCCTTACAGTGATTCAATAGATGAGGAGACTGTAAAAGAATGGCTTTTAAGGCTTGCCGATATGGGGCCCGGAGTTGTTATAGTCACAAGTGTCCCGTATGAAAGTTCAGATAAGAGAACATCCGTCCTTGCCTATGACAAAGGGAGTGAGAAACTGTGGAAGGTTTCATGTGACTACATCCCTGCACATTACCCCGGCACCGGAGATGCCTTTGCATCAGTTGTTGTCGGAAGTCTCCTTAAAGGAGACAGCCTTCCAATAGCACTTGACAGGGCCGTTCAGTTTACCACCCTCGCAATCCGTGCATCATTTGGTCGTGAAAATCCTGAAAGAGAGGGAGTTTTTCTCGAGCGTGTTCTTGACAGTCTCAAAGGCCCTGTTGTAATGAGCAGTTATGAGCTCCTTGAATAG